A window from gamma proteobacterium SS-5 encodes these proteins:
- a CDS encoding YHYH domain-containing protein, whose amino-acid sequence MKNMLFAFTFILMSMIGTALAGHPNTEMGHSGGTDSKGCHYDHKNGGYHCH is encoded by the coding sequence ATGAAAAATATGTTATTTGCTTTTACTTTCATTTTAATGTCAATGATCGGGACTGCTTTAGCTGGTCACCCAAATACAGAGATGGGGCATTCTGGTGGAACTGATTCTAAAGGCTGCCATTATGACCATAAAAATGGCGGTTACCATTGCCACTAG